Proteins encoded together in one Staphylococcus aureus window:
- the sbcD gene encoding exonuclease subunit SbcD, which yields MKIIHTADWHLGKILNGKQLLEDQAYILDMFVEKMKEEEPDIIVIAGDLYDTTYPSKDAIMLLEQAIGKLNLELRIPIIIISGNHDGKERLNYGASWFEHNQLFIRTDFTSINSPIEINGVNFYTLPYATVSEMKHYFEDDTIETHQQGITRCIETIAPEIDEDAVNILISHLTVQGGKTSDSERPLTIGTVESVQKGVFDIFDYVMLGHLHHPFSIEDDKIKYSGSLLQYSFSEAGQAKGYRRVTINDGIINDVFIPLKPLRQLEIISGEYNDVINEKVHVKNKDNYLHFKLKNMSHITDPMMSLKQIYPNTLALTNETFNYNEENNAIEISEKDDMSIIEMFYKHITDKELSDIQSKKIKNILENELRKED from the coding sequence ATGAAAATTATACATACAGCAGACTGGCACTTAGGGAAAATATTAAATGGCAAACAGCTTTTAGAAGATCAAGCGTATATTTTAGATATGTTCGTAGAAAAAATGAAAGAAGAAGAACCTGATATCATTGTGATAGCTGGAGATTTATATGACACAACATATCCAAGTAAAGATGCAATCATGTTATTAGAACAAGCGATTGGAAAGTTAAATTTAGAACTGCGTATACCAATAATTATTATTAGTGGAAATCACGATGGTAAAGAGAGGTTAAACTATGGGGCGAGTTGGTTTGAACATAATCAGTTATTTATAAGAACAGATTTTACATCGATTAATTCACCAATAGAGATAAATGGGGTTAATTTTTATACACTCCCTTATGCTACTGTGAGCGAAATGAAACACTACTTTGAAGATGACACCATTGAAACACATCAACAGGGAATTACGCGCTGTATTGAAACAATAGCACCGGAAATTGATGAAGATGCCGTCAATATTTTAATTAGTCATCTGACTGTTCAAGGTGGAAAGACATCTGATTCTGAAAGACCATTAACTATTGGAACGGTTGAATCAGTTCAGAAAGGTGTTTTTGATATATTTGATTATGTCATGCTAGGTCACTTGCATCATCCATTTAGTATAGAAGACGACAAAATTAAATATAGTGGCTCCTTATTGCAGTATTCATTTTCGGAAGCGGGTCAAGCTAAAGGGTATAGACGTGTAACAATTAATGATGGCATTATTAACGATGTATTTATTCCTCTTAAGCCACTTAGACAATTGGAAATTATCTCAGGCGAATATAATGATGTTATTAATGAAAAAGTTCATGTGAAAAATAAAGATAATTATTTACATTTTAAACTTAAAAATATGTCTCATATTACTGATCCAATGATGAGTTTAAAACAAATTTATCCTAATACTTTAGCGCTGACGAATGAAACTTTTAATTACAATGAAGAAAATAATGCTATAGAAATAAGTGAAAAAGATGACATGTCAATTATCGAAATGTTTTATAAACATATAACTGATAAAGAATTATCGGATATCCAATCTAAAAAGATAAAAAATATTTTAGAAAACGAATTGAGAAAGGAGGATTAA
- the sosA gene encoding DNA damage-induced cell division inhibitor SosA, with the protein MFYNKYKNVSTYIIIFLVSSAAFAIFLLSANISAHSEQVYEMTDHQIKNNTINKAYEHKDPTNNSEQRDGKVFALIN; encoded by the coding sequence ATGTTTTACAATAAATATAAAAACGTATCAACATATATCATCATATTTTTAGTTTCAAGTGCAGCCTTTGCAATATTCTTGTTAAGTGCGAACATTAGTGCTCACTCGGAACAAGTGTACGAAATGACTGACCATCAAATTAAGAACAATACGATAAATAAAGCATACGAACATAAAGACCCTACAAACAATAGCGAACAAAGAGATGGGAAAGTGTTCGCTTTAATAAATTGA
- a CDS encoding CcdC family protein, whose product MLYLIFSIIVALFMGTIVIVIRMKAQNYPVNEKKIVLPPFFMATGALMYVVPYFRLTGSEMLEAFIIGLLFSTVLIWTSRFEVKGTEIYMKRSKAFPVILISLLIIRTVMKIFISNEIDPGELGGMFFLLAFCMIVPWRAAMLYKYKKLKKTLIN is encoded by the coding sequence GTGCTCTATTTAATATTTTCAATCATTGTAGCTTTATTTATGGGAACTATAGTTATAGTTATTCGTATGAAAGCTCAAAATTATCCGGTAAATGAGAAAAAAATAGTTTTGCCACCGTTTTTTATGGCGACCGGTGCATTGATGTACGTCGTTCCATATTTTAGGCTAACAGGATCGGAAATGCTAGAAGCCTTTATAATTGGTTTGCTTTTTTCTACAGTTCTAATTTGGACTTCTCGATTTGAAGTCAAAGGTACAGAAATTTATATGAAACGATCTAAAGCATTTCCAGTTATTTTGATTTCATTACTTATCATTCGTACTGTGATGAAAATATTCATTAGTAATGAAATAGATCCTGGAGAATTAGGCGGCATGTTCTTTTTATTAGCATTCTGTATGATTGTTCCTTGGAGAGCAGCAATGCTATATAAATACAAAAAACTAAAGAAAACATTAATCAATTAA
- the tkt gene encoding transketolase, translating to MFNEKDQLAVDTLRALSIDTIEKANSGHPGLPMGAAPMAYTLWTRHLNFNPQSKDYFNRDRFVLSAGHGSALLYSLLHVSGSLELEELKQFRQWGSKTPGHPEYRHTDGVEVTTGPLGQGFAMSVGLALAEDHLAGKFNKEGYNVVDHYTYVLASDGDLMEGISHEAASFAGHNKLSKLVVLYDSNDISLDGELNKAFSENTKARFEAYGWNYLLVKDGNDLEEIDKAITTAKSQEGPTIIEVKTTIGFGSPNKAGTNGVHGAPLGEVERKLTFENYGLDPEKRFNVSEEVYEIFQNTMLKRANEDESQWNSLLEKYAETYPELAEEFKLAISGKLPKNYKDELPRFELGHNGASRADSGTVIQAISKTVPSFFGGSADLAGSNKSNVNDATDYSSETPEGKNVWFGVREFAMGAAVNGMAAHGGLHPYGATFFVFSDYLKPALRLSSIMGLNATFIFTHDSIAVGEDGPTHEPIEQLAGLRAIPNMNVIRPADGNETRVAWEVALESESTPTSLVLTRQNLPVLDVPEDVVEEGVRKGAYTVYGSEETPEFLLLASGSEVSLAVEAAKDLEKQGKSVRVVSMPNWNAFEQQSEEYKESVIPSSVTKRVAIEMASPLGWHKYVGTAGKVIAIDGFGASAPGDLVVEKYGFTKENILNQVMSL from the coding sequence ATGTTTAATGAAAAAGATCAATTAGCTGTTGATACGCTACGTGCACTAAGTATCGACACAATCGAAAAAGCGAATTCTGGTCATCCAGGATTACCTATGGGAGCTGCCCCAATGGCTTACACTTTGTGGACACGTCATCTGAATTTTAATCCACAATCTAAAGATTACTTCAATAGAGACCGTTTCGTATTATCTGCAGGGCATGGTTCAGCATTATTGTATAGCTTGTTACATGTTTCTGGTAGTTTAGAATTAGAAGAATTAAAGCAATTTAGACAATGGGGTTCTAAAACACCAGGTCATCCTGAATACAGACATACAGATGGTGTAGAAGTTACTACCGGACCACTTGGACAAGGTTTTGCTATGTCAGTAGGATTAGCTTTAGCAGAAGATCACCTAGCAGGGAAATTTAATAAAGAAGGATATAATGTTGTAGATCATTACACATATGTATTAGCTTCTGACGGTGATTTAATGGAAGGTATATCGCATGAAGCAGCTTCATTTGCTGGACATAATAAATTAAGTAAATTAGTTGTTTTATACGATTCAAATGATATTTCATTAGATGGCGAATTAAACAAAGCTTTTTCTGAAAACACAAAAGCTCGTTTTGAAGCATATGGTTGGAATTACTTACTAGTTAAAGATGGTAATGATTTAGAAGAAATTGATAAAGCGATTACTACAGCTAAATCTCAAGAAGGACCAACGATTATTGAAGTTAAAACAACAATCGGATTTGGTTCACCGAATAAAGCAGGAACTAATGGTGTTCATGGGGCACCTTTAGGTGAAGTTGAAAGAAAATTAACATTCGAAAATTACGGTTTAGATCCTGAAAAACGTTTTAATGTTTCAGAAGAGGTATACGAAATTTTCCAAAATACTATGTTAAAACGTGCTAATGAAGATGAATCTCAATGGAATTCATTATTAGAAAAATATGCAGAAACATATCCTGAATTAGCAGAAGAATTTAAATTAGCGATTAGTGGTAAATTGCCTAAAAATTATAAGGATGAATTACCACGTTTTGAACTGGGTCATAATGGTGCATCTCGTGCTGATTCTGGTACTGTTATTCAAGCAATCAGTAAAACTGTCCCTTCATTCTTTGGTGGATCAGCAGACCTTGCTGGTTCAAACAAATCCAATGTAAATGATGCAACTGATTATAGTTCTGAAACACCTGAAGGTAAAAATGTGTGGTTTGGTGTACGTGAATTTGCTATGGGTGCTGCTGTAAATGGTATGGCTGCACATGGAGGTTTACATCCATATGGTGCAACATTCTTCGTATTTAGTGATTATTTAAAACCAGCGTTACGTTTATCATCAATTATGGGATTAAATGCAACGTTCATCTTCACACATGATTCAATTGCAGTAGGTGAAGATGGTCCTACTCATGAACCAATTGAGCAATTAGCTGGATTAAGAGCCATTCCAAATATGAATGTTATCCGTCCTGCTGATGGTAATGAAACAAGAGTAGCATGGGAAGTTGCCTTAGAATCTGAATCTACACCTACTTCATTAGTATTGACACGTCAAAACTTACCGGTATTAGATGTACCAGAAGATGTAGTTGAAGAAGGCGTTCGAAAAGGTGCCTATACAGTTTATGGCTCTGAAGAGACACCAGAATTCCTATTATTAGCTTCAGGTTCAGAAGTTAGTCTTGCAGTTGAAGCTGCTAAAGATCTTGAAAAACAAGGTAAATCAGTACGTGTTGTTTCAATGCCTAACTGGAATGCATTTGAACAACAATCTGAAGAATATAAAGAATCAGTTATTCCATCAAGCGTAACAAAACGTGTTGCGATTGAAATGGCTTCACCGCTTGGATGGCATAAATATGTAGGTACTGCAGGTAAAGTTATTGCTATTGACGGCTTTGGCGCAAGTGCACCTGGCGATTTAGTAGTTGAAAAATATGGATTTACAAAAGAAAATATCTTAAACCAAGTTATGAGCTTATAA
- the sbcC gene encoding exonuclease subunit SbcC — protein sequence MKPLHLKLNNFGPFLKEEIDFSKIDNNELFLISGKTGSGKTMIFDAMTYALFGKASTEQREENDLRSHFADGKQPMSVTFEFQLNHRIYKVHRQGPYIKEGNTTKTNAKFDVFEMVDGKYEIRESKVISGTQFIIELLGVNADQFRQLFILPQGEFKRFLISNSREKQGILRTLFDSEKFEAIREILKEEVKKEKAQIENRYQQIDLLWQEIESFDDDNIKGLLEVATQQIDKLIENIPLLQARSKEILASVNESKETAIKEFEIIEKKTLENNILKDNINQLNKNKIDFVQLNEQQPEIEGIEAKLKLLQDITNLLNYIENREKIETKIANSKKDISKTNNKILNLDCDKRNIDKEKKMLEENGDLIESKISFIDKTRVLFNDINKYQQSYLNIERLRTEGEQLGDELNDLIKGLETVEDSIGNNQSDYEKIIELNNTITNINNEINIIKENEKAKAELDKLLGSKQELENQINEETSILKNLEIKLDRYDKTKLDLNDKESFISEIKSAVNIGDQCPICGNEIQDLGHHIDFDSIAKRQNEIKEIEANIHAIKSNIAVHNSEIKFVNEKISNINIKTQSDFSLEVLNKRLLENENALNNQRDLNKFIEQMKEEKDNLTLQIHNKQLRLNKNESELKLCRDLITEFETLSKYNNITNFEVDYKKYVQDVNQHQELSKEIEDKLMQLSQRKLIEQNNLNHYENQLETYNNDLELNEQSIEMEMSRLNLTDDNDIDEIIAWRGEQEELEQKRDTYKKRYHEFEMEIARLESLTKDKELLDSDKLKDEYELKKGKMNTLIDEYSAVHYQCQNNINKTQSIVSHINYLNQELKDQQEIFQLAEIVSGKNNKNLTLENFVLIYYLDQIIAQANLRLATMSDNRYQLIRREAVSHGLSGLEIDVFDLHSNKSRHISSLSGGETFQSSLALALGLSEIVQQQSGGISLESIFIDEGFGTLDQETLETALDTLLNLKSTGRMVGIISHVSELKNRIPLVLEVKSDQYQSSTRFKRN from the coding sequence ATGAAACCATTACATTTAAAGTTGAATAATTTCGGCCCCTTTTTAAAAGAAGAAATTGATTTTTCTAAAATTGATAATAATGAATTGTTTTTAATAAGTGGTAAGACTGGATCGGGTAAAACAATGATTTTTGATGCAATGACTTATGCCTTGTTTGGTAAAGCATCAACTGAACAAAGAGAAGAAAATGATTTGAGAAGTCATTTCGCTGATGGTAAACAGCCGATGTCAGTAACATTTGAATTTCAATTAAATCATCGAATTTATAAAGTGCATAGACAAGGCCCTTATATCAAAGAAGGTAATACAACAAAAACGAACGCTAAATTTGATGTATTTGAGATGGTGGATGGCAAGTATGAAATTAGAGAAAGTAAAGTAATTTCAGGTACCCAATTCATTATTGAATTATTAGGAGTAAATGCAGATCAATTCCGACAATTGTTTATTTTGCCTCAAGGTGAATTCAAACGCTTTTTAATATCAAACAGTCGTGAAAAGCAAGGGATATTAAGAACACTGTTTGACAGTGAAAAATTTGAAGCTATACGAGAAATATTAAAAGAAGAAGTAAAAAAAGAAAAAGCTCAAATCGAGAATAGATATCAACAAATTGACCTTTTATGGCAAGAAATTGAATCATTTGATGATGACAATATAAAAGGCTTATTAGAGGTTGCCACTCAACAGATAGACAAATTGATTGAAAATATACCACTTTTACAAGCTAGGTCGAAAGAAATACTAGCATCTGTAAATGAAAGTAAAGAAACTGCTATTAAAGAATTTGAAATAATAGAAAAGAAAACATTAGAAAATAATATATTAAAAGATAATATTAATCAACTCAACAAAAATAAAATTGATTTCGTTCAATTGAACGAACAACAACCTGAAATAGAGGGAATTGAAGCTAAGTTAAAGTTGTTACAAGATATTACAAACCTATTGAATTATATTGAAAATAGAGAAAAAATTGAAACTAAAATTGCTAATAGCAAAAAAGATATTTCTAAAACCAATAATAAAATATTGAATCTTGATTGTGATAAGCGAAACATAGACAAAGAGAAAAAAATGTTAGAAGAAAATGGAGATTTAATTGAAAGTAAAATCTCTTTTATTGATAAAACTAGAGTATTATTTAACGATATTAATAAGTATCAACAAAGTTATCTCAATATTGAACGCTTGAGAACTGAGGGTGAACAATTAGGTGATGAATTAAATGATCTAATTAAAGGTTTAGAAACGGTCGAAGATTCAATAGGTAATAACCAAAGTGATTACGAGAAAATTATCGAACTAAATAATACGATAACGAACATAAATAATGAAATTAATATAATTAAAGAAAATGAAAAAGCTAAAGCTGAATTAGATAAACTATTAGGTAGTAAGCAAGAGTTAGAGAATCAAATTAATGAAGAAACATCTATATTGAAGAATCTCGAAATAAAATTAGATCGCTACGATAAAACAAAATTGGACTTAAATGATAAAGAAAGCTTTATAAGTGAAATTAAATCTGCTGTAAATATTGGAGATCAATGTCCGATATGTGGTAATGAAATTCAGGATTTAGGGCATCATATTGATTTTGACAGTATTGCTAAACGTCAAAATGAAATTAAAGAAATTGAAGCAAATATCCACGCTATAAAATCGAATATTGCTGTGCATAATTCTGAAATTAAATTTGTTAATGAAAAAATATCGAATATTAATATTAAAACGCAAAGTGATTTTTCACTTGAAGTATTGAATAAGCGTCTGCTAGAAAATGAAAATGCATTGAATAATCAAAGAGATCTTAATAAATTTATAGAACAAATGAAAGAAGAAAAAGATAATCTAACGTTGCAAATTCATAATAAACAATTGCGTCTAAATAAAAATGAATCTGAGTTGAAATTATGTCGAGATCTCATCACTGAATTTGAAACACTCTCGAAATATAATAATATCACTAATTTTGAGGTGGATTATAAGAAGTATGTTCAAGATGTGAATCAGCATCAAGAACTCTCAAAGGAGATTGAAGATAAGTTAATGCAATTGTCTCAAAGAAAGTTAATTGAGCAAAATAATCTAAATCATTATGAAAATCAACTAGAAACTTACAATAATGACTTAGAATTGAATGAACAGTCTATTGAAATGGAAATGTCGAGGCTGAATTTAACTGATGACAATGATATAGATGAAATAATAGCCTGGAGGGGCGAGCAAGAGGAATTAGAGCAGAAAAGGGATACTTATAAAAAACGTTATCATGAATTTGAAATGGAAATAGCTAGGTTAGAATCATTAACTAAGGATAAAGAGTTATTGGACTCTGATAAATTAAAAGATGAATATGAGCTAAAAAAAGGAAAGATGAATACACTGATAGATGAATACTCTGCTGTTCATTATCAATGTCAAAATAATATTAATAAAACACAATCTATAGTTTCGCATATTAATTACTTAAATCAAGAATTAAAGGATCAACAAGAAATATTTCAATTGGCTGAAATTGTCAGTGGTAAGAATAACAAAAATCTTACATTGGAAAACTTTGTCTTAATTTACTATTTAGATCAAATTATTGCTCAAGCAAATCTGAGATTAGCAACAATGTCAGATAATCGATACCAACTAATTAGGCGAGAAGCGGTTTCTCATGGTCTTAGTGGCCTAGAAATTGATGTATTTGATTTGCATTCAAATAAGTCTAGACATATTAGCTCGTTATCAGGTGGAGAAACTTTCCAATCGTCGCTTGCATTAGCTTTAGGGTTAAGCGAAATTGTACAGCAGCAATCAGGAGGTATTTCACTAGAATCAATATTTATTGATGAAGGATTCGGTACATTAGATCAAGAAACGCTTGAAACAGCGTTAGACACTTTATTAAATCTTAAATCAACTGGTAGAATGGTTGGGATTATTTCACATGTGAGCGAATTGAAAAATAGAATACCTTTAGTTTTAGAAGTGAAATCAGATCAATATCAGAGTTCAACAAGATTCAAAAGAAATTAA
- a CDS encoding DUF896 domain-containing protein: protein MSNSDLNIERINELAKKKKEVGLTQEEAKEQTALRKAYLESFRKGFKQQIENTKVIDPEGNDVTPEKIKEIQQKRDNKN from the coding sequence TTGAGTAATTCTGATTTGAATATCGAAAGAATTAACGAGTTAGCTAAAAAGAAAAAAGAAGTAGGATTAACTCAAGAAGAAGCAAAGGAGCAAACAGCCTTAAGAAAAGCTTATCTTGAGAGTTTTAGAAAAGGGTTTAAACAACAAATTGAAAATACTAAAGTAATTGATCCAGAAGGTAATGATGTAACACCTGAAAAAATTAAAGAGATACAACAAAAAAGAGATAATAAAAATTAA
- a CDS encoding BCCT family transporter yields MNSSSPENPNGKKYSPVFIYSAIVVAIVVLLGAFLPEQFNYVTNNIKMWITEKLGWYYLILTTIIVFFCIFLIFSPIGKLKLGKPNDKPEFNTISWFAMLFSAGMGIGLVFYGAAEPMAHFATPPTADPKTTEAYTEALRSTFFHWGFHAWAVYGVVALALAYSQFRKGEPGLLSRTLRPLLGDKVEGPIGIFIDVLSVFATIVGVAVSLGMGALQINGGLHYLFNVPNNTFVQAIIIIVVTILFIASAWSGLSKGIQYLSNLNIGLGTILMVAALIVGPTVLILNMLTSSTGSLLNTFLFNSFDTAALNPQKREWMSSWTLYYWGWWLSWSPFVGVFIARVSKGRSIREFISGVLLVPAIVSFVWFSVFGVLGIETGKKHKEIFDMTPETQLFGVFNHVPFGIVLSLIALLLIASFFITSADSATFVLGMQTTFGSLNPSSMVKVVWGISQALIAFVLLLAGGGNGAEALNAIQSAAIISAFPFSFVVILMMVSFYKDANQERKFLGLTLTPNKHRLQEYIKSQQEDYESDILEKRQSRRNIEKKDN; encoded by the coding sequence ATGAATTCTTCTTCACCAGAGAATCCAAATGGAAAGAAGTATTCACCAGTCTTCATCTATAGTGCAATTGTTGTTGCTATAGTCGTATTACTTGGTGCATTTTTACCTGAACAATTCAACTATGTTACCAATAATATTAAAATGTGGATTACAGAAAAGTTAGGTTGGTATTATCTTATTCTTACTACGATTATCGTGTTCTTCTGTATATTCCTTATTTTTAGTCCTATTGGAAAACTTAAACTAGGTAAACCAAATGACAAACCTGAGTTTAATACAATTTCATGGTTTGCTATGTTGTTTAGTGCTGGTATGGGGATAGGTTTGGTGTTTTATGGTGCAGCTGAACCGATGGCGCACTTTGCTACGCCACCTACAGCAGATCCCAAAACTACTGAAGCTTATACTGAAGCTCTACGTTCAACATTTTTCCATTGGGGATTCCATGCTTGGGCTGTTTATGGTGTTGTTGCGTTAGCGTTGGCATATTCGCAATTCCGTAAAGGTGAACCAGGTTTATTATCTAGAACTTTACGTCCTCTTTTAGGTGATAAAGTAGAAGGTCCTATTGGGATTTTTATTGACGTTTTATCTGTATTTGCGACAATCGTTGGGGTAGCCGTTTCGTTAGGTATGGGTGCTCTACAAATTAATGGTGGTTTACATTACTTGTTCAATGTTCCAAACAATACGTTTGTACAAGCGATTATCATCATTGTTGTTACTATCTTATTTATAGCAAGTGCATGGTCTGGATTAAGTAAAGGTATTCAATACTTAAGTAACTTGAACATTGGTTTAGGTACTATTTTAATGGTAGCTGCTTTAATTGTTGGACCAACTGTTCTTATTTTAAATATGTTAACTAGCTCTACGGGTAGTTTACTAAACACATTCTTGTTTAATAGTTTTGATACAGCAGCTTTAAATCCTCAAAAACGTGAATGGATGTCTTCATGGACACTTTATTACTGGGGTTGGTGGTTAAGTTGGAGTCCATTCGTTGGAGTGTTTATTGCACGAGTTTCAAAAGGACGTTCAATTAGAGAGTTCATTTCTGGTGTCTTGCTAGTTCCAGCAATTGTTAGTTTTGTTTGGTTTAGTGTCTTTGGTGTATTAGGCATCGAGACAGGTAAGAAACACAAAGAAATTTTTGATATGACTCCTGAAACACAGCTATTTGGAGTGTTTAATCATGTGCCATTTGGCATTGTTTTATCGTTGATTGCATTATTATTAATTGCATCATTCTTTATTACATCTGCTGACTCAGCAACATTTGTATTAGGAATGCAAACAACATTTGGTTCATTAAATCCATCTAGTATGGTAAAAGTTGTTTGGGGAATTTCACAGGCCTTAATAGCATTTGTACTTTTATTAGCTGGTGGCGGTAACGGCGCTGAAGCTTTAAATGCGATTCAAAGTGCTGCAATTATAAGTGCATTCCCATTCTCCTTTGTCGTCATACTCATGATGGTAAGTTTCTACAAGGATGCGAACCAGGAACGTAAATTCCTAGGTTTAACATTGACTCCGAATAAACATCGCTTACAAGAATATATCAAGAGTCAACAAGAAGATTATGAATCTGACATTCTTGAAAAGCGTCAGTCACGTAGAAATATAGAGAAAAAAGATAACTAA
- the mscL gene encoding large conductance mechanosensitive channel protein MscL, whose product MLKEFKEFALKGNVLDLAIAVVMGAAFNKIISSLVENIIMPLIGKIFGSVDFAKEWSFWGIKYGLFIQSVIDFIIIAFALFIFVKIANTLMKKEEAEEEAVVEENVVLLTEIRDLLREKK is encoded by the coding sequence ATGTTAAAAGAATTCAAAGAGTTCGCCTTAAAAGGTAACGTCTTAGATTTAGCAATTGCTGTTGTGATGGGTGCAGCTTTCAACAAGATTATATCTTCATTAGTAGAAAATATCATTATGCCATTAATTGGTAAAATTTTCGGATCAGTTGATTTTGCTAAAGAATGGTCATTCTGGGGTATTAAATACGGTTTATTTATCCAATCTGTTATCGACTTTATTATCATCGCGTTTGCTTTATTCATCTTTGTTAAGATTGCAAATACATTAATGAAGAAAGAAGAAGCCGAAGAAGAAGCAGTTGTGGAAGAAAATGTTGTGTTATTAACTGAAATCAGAGATTTATTACGTGAGAAAAAATAA
- a CDS encoding YneF family protein, with protein sequence MATWLAIIFIVAALILGLIGGFLLARKYMMDYLKKNPPINEEMLRMMMMQMGQKPSQKKINQMMTMMNKNMDQNMKSAKK encoded by the coding sequence ATGGCAACTTGGTTAGCAATTATTTTTATAGTAGCTGCATTAATTTTAGGTTTAATTGGAGGTTTCCTTTTAGCTAGAAAATATATGATGGACTACTTGAAGAAAAACCCACCAATCAACGAAGAAATGCTTCGTATGATGATGATGCAAATGGGTCAAAAACCTTCTCAGAAGAAAATTAATCAAATGATGACGATGATGAATAAAAATATGGATCAAAATATGAAGAGTGCGAAAAAGTAA